In the Geobacter sp. FeAm09 genome, one interval contains:
- a CDS encoding cytochrome c biogenesis protein has product MRWLLVISAACFLFGSWQRTLFALGLATQVAYMAIRGMAAGRLPLIGPHDTLLFFAASVALMSLAISLAGTMRSERWFPVAAGLASGIFTLFALMFPPLDMPLPQVLDTLWFELHVVLAFFGYGLFLAGGVLGAGFLICRRRALMHMQFKVVLAGWSFFSASMVAGGIWGYYAWGTYWLWTPKELWTSILWLYYALVLHVRLKGAAWERAAAWLGIAGVFVMLFTYLGVSMLMKSSHSF; this is encoded by the coding sequence ATGAGATGGCTGCTCGTCATATCCGCCGCGTGCTTCCTGTTCGGCTCATGGCAGAGAACGTTATTTGCCCTCGGCCTGGCAACCCAGGTTGCCTACATGGCGATACGCGGCATGGCCGCCGGCCGTCTGCCGTTGATCGGTCCCCATGACACCCTGCTGTTTTTTGCGGCCTCGGTGGCGCTCATGTCGTTGGCCATCTCCCTAGCCGGGACGATGCGTTCCGAACGGTGGTTTCCGGTTGCTGCCGGTCTGGCGAGCGGAATTTTCACCCTGTTTGCCCTCATGTTTCCCCCCTTGGACATGCCGCTCCCCCAGGTTCTCGACACCCTCTGGTTCGAGCTGCATGTGGTGCTGGCATTCTTCGGATACGGTTTGTTCCTGGCCGGAGGGGTGCTCGGTGCCGGATTTTTGATCTGCCGCCGGCGGGCCTTGATGCATATGCAGTTCAAGGTGGTCCTGGCCGGTTGGTCGTTTTTTTCGGCCTCCATGGTGGCCGGTGGGATCTGGGGGTATTACGCCTGGGGAACCTACTGGCTCTGGACGCCCAAGGAACTCTGGACATCCATCCTGTGGTTGTACTATGCCCTGGTACTGCACGTCAGGCTGAAGGGGGCGGCTTGGGAGAGGGCAGCGGCATGGCTGGGCATCGCGGGGGTGTTTGTGATGCTGTTCACCTACCTGGGGGTCAGCATGCTCATGAAGAGTTCACATAGTTTTTAG
- a CDS encoding zinc-ribbon domain-containing protein: MKIVCPHCNASGTIPDHEIPEQGRFLTCPRCNHAFSIKKPRAESNAYLVDTCPSCSYSTFGDELFSTCPKCGVVVKAFVERQREEAQRLRDQELLGKKFSRDAAPTPPEPETTVVADLVETLHPVNLIGWGTGLAAIIILGMGLWGVAGYHGGDIQAQLSAQRDEPVSAWYVFAHYGALPWIKTLYGLALLGAAFLFMKRSAQALRMLPHLLWGAIIFVPLYFVAGFVVWVMEPIPHSIGGYFGEVVNIALMTALWCIPLFLLVRFLSDRRITSVVKL, from the coding sequence ATGAAAATAGTCTGTCCACACTGCAATGCCAGCGGCACCATCCCTGACCACGAAATCCCCGAGCAGGGACGTTTTCTGACTTGTCCGCGGTGCAATCATGCTTTCTCCATCAAGAAACCGCGTGCCGAAAGCAATGCCTATCTGGTGGATACCTGTCCGTCGTGCAGTTACAGCACCTTTGGGGATGAATTATTCTCCACCTGCCCGAAATGCGGGGTCGTGGTCAAGGCTTTCGTGGAGCGGCAGCGGGAAGAGGCCCAACGCCTTCGTGACCAGGAATTGCTCGGCAAGAAATTCTCCCGCGACGCGGCGCCTACGCCGCCGGAGCCGGAAACGACCGTGGTTGCCGATTTGGTCGAGACGCTGCATCCGGTCAATCTGATCGGGTGGGGGACCGGCCTGGCCGCCATAATCATTCTGGGCATGGGGCTCTGGGGGGTGGCGGGATATCATGGCGGCGACATCCAGGCGCAGTTGTCGGCCCAACGGGACGAACCGGTGTCGGCCTGGTATGTTTTTGCACACTACGGCGCGCTGCCCTGGATCAAAACGCTGTACGGCCTTGCCCTTCTGGGGGCCGCATTCCTGTTCATGAAGCGGAGCGCCCAAGCCCTCAGGATGCTGCCCCACCTGCTGTGGGGTGCAATCATTTTCGTGCCGCTCTACTTTGTCGCGGGATTCGTCGTCTGGGTGATGGAGCCGATACCCCATTCCATCGGCGGCTACTTCGGCGAGGTGGTGAATATCGCCCTCATGACGGCACTCTGGTGCATTCCCCTGTTTCTGCTGGTGCGTTTTCTCTCCGACCGCCGCATAACCTCCGTGGTAAAGCTGTAG
- a CDS encoding thiol-disulfide oxidoreductase DCC family protein, with amino-acid sequence MKSDPQFPLRVFYDGSCSVCSSAMARYRAKDRDGRLQFIDISVPEFDPGVYGIPLAEFMYQVHAIDRGNRVYRGVDALGAIWRAFPAATIHGVLAAVIQLPCLKPIARLGYRAFARIRRFLPRQTSACADGACRIGRRMRK; translated from the coding sequence GTGAAGAGCGACCCCCAATTTCCTCTCCGTGTTTTCTATGACGGTTCCTGCTCGGTGTGCAGTTCGGCAATGGCCCGCTATCGGGCGAAGGACAGGGACGGGAGACTGCAATTCATCGATATCAGCGTCCCGGAGTTCGATCCCGGGGTCTATGGCATCCCGTTGGCCGAGTTCATGTACCAGGTGCACGCCATTGATCGCGGCAACAGGGTCTATCGGGGCGTGGACGCCTTGGGGGCCATCTGGCGGGCCTTTCCGGCAGCGACCATCCATGGTGTTCTCGCGGCGGTGATACAACTGCCTTGCCTCAAGCCGATTGCCAGGCTGGGCTACCGGGCCTTTGCCCGGATTCGGCGTTTCCTGCCACGGCAAACCTCTGCCTGTGCCGACGGGGCGTGCAGGATCGGCAGGCGCATGCGGAAATAG
- the recQ gene encoding DNA helicase RecQ → MSGHPVLSGGATPPSLQETLKNIFGYTSFRPHQQEIISALIAGEDAFVLMPTGGGKSLCYQVPALHRPGVGIVVSPLISLMKDQVDALTANGVAAALYNSSLKEAEARQVLARLHGGHLDLLYVSPERLMSDGFLERLKGLDIALFAIDEAHCVSQWGHDFRPEYVQLGRLRELFPGIPLIALTATADPQTRNDIVSRLGLTEAVCHVAGFDRPNIRYTVLEKQKPFQQLSAFLKGRTGEAGIVYALSRKRVEELAGRLAEAGIKAAPYHAGLSDAERQRTQDAFQRDDLRVVVATVAFGMGIDKPNVRFVVHYDLPKNIESYYQETGRAGRDGLPAEALLLFGYGDIAISRALIENGGNPDQNRIELHKLNAMVGFAEALTCRRRVLLGYFGEHLEDDCGNCDVCQSPPERYDATEDAQKALSCVYRVGQRFGMGHVIEVLRGSHSQRIQSLGHDRLSTYGIGRELSQDAWGGLIRQLLHLGYLEQDVGNYSVLRLTARSKPVLRGEERVVLARPRVRMVAAKKEPKRSRGELDYDRGLFERLRALRKRLADEQQVPPFVVFGDATLVEMAAYRPTDDEGLARISGVGKHKLARYGAAFLREIRGEADSSDS, encoded by the coding sequence ATGAGCGGCCATCCGGTCCTGTCCGGTGGTGCCACGCCCCCATCCTTGCAGGAAACCCTGAAGAACATTTTCGGCTATACGTCCTTCAGGCCGCACCAGCAGGAGATCATCTCCGCCCTCATTGCCGGCGAGGACGCCTTTGTCCTCATGCCGACCGGCGGCGGCAAGTCCCTGTGCTACCAGGTGCCGGCCCTGCACCGGCCCGGCGTGGGCATTGTGGTTTCGCCGCTCATATCCCTGATGAAGGATCAGGTGGATGCCCTGACGGCCAACGGCGTCGCTGCCGCGCTCTACAACTCTTCGCTGAAGGAAGCGGAGGCGCGGCAGGTGCTGGCCCGGCTCCATGGCGGCCACCTGGACCTGCTGTACGTCTCGCCGGAACGGTTGATGAGCGACGGGTTTCTGGAACGCCTGAAGGGGCTGGATATTGCCCTGTTCGCCATTGACGAGGCCCACTGCGTCTCCCAGTGGGGACATGATTTCCGGCCGGAATACGTGCAACTCGGCCGGCTGCGGGAGCTGTTCCCCGGCATCCCCCTGATCGCCCTCACCGCCACAGCCGACCCCCAGACACGCAACGACATCGTCTCGCGCCTGGGCTTGACGGAGGCGGTCTGCCACGTGGCTGGTTTCGACCGCCCGAACATCCGCTACACGGTGCTGGAAAAGCAGAAACCGTTCCAACAGTTGAGCGCCTTTCTCAAGGGGCGCACCGGGGAGGCAGGCATCGTCTATGCGCTTTCCCGCAAGCGGGTGGAAGAGTTGGCGGGGCGTCTGGCCGAGGCCGGCATCAAGGCCGCCCCCTACCATGCCGGTCTTTCGGATGCGGAGCGTCAACGGACCCAGGACGCATTTCAGCGGGACGACCTGCGGGTGGTGGTGGCTACCGTGGCGTTCGGCATGGGGATCGACAAACCCAATGTGCGCTTTGTGGTACATTATGATCTGCCGAAGAATATAGAAAGCTATTACCAGGAAACAGGCCGCGCCGGCAGGGACGGGTTGCCGGCCGAGGCGCTGCTCCTGTTCGGTTACGGCGACATAGCCATCTCCCGGGCCTTGATCGAAAATGGCGGCAATCCGGACCAGAACCGGATCGAGCTGCACAAGTTGAACGCCATGGTCGGCTTTGCCGAGGCGCTCACCTGCCGCCGCCGGGTCCTTTTGGGGTATTTCGGCGAGCATCTGGAGGATGACTGCGGCAACTGCGATGTCTGCCAAAGTCCGCCGGAACGCTATGACGCCACCGAGGATGCCCAGAAGGCCCTTTCCTGCGTCTACCGGGTGGGACAGCGCTTTGGCATGGGGCATGTCATCGAAGTCCTGCGCGGCTCCCACAGCCAACGTATCCAGAGCCTGGGGCATGACCGGCTCTCCACCTACGGCATCGGCAGGGAGTTGTCCCAGGACGCCTGGGGCGGGCTCATACGCCAGTTGCTGCACCTGGGCTATCTGGAGCAGGATGTGGGCAATTATTCCGTGTTGCGTCTGACCGCCCGTTCGAAACCGGTTTTGCGGGGTGAGGAGCGGGTGGTGCTGGCCCGCCCCCGGGTCAGGATGGTGGCGGCGAAGAAGGAACCGAAGCGGAGCCGGGGCGAACTGGACTACGACCGCGGGCTCTTCGAACGTTTGCGCGCTCTGCGCAAGCGTCTGGCTGATGAGCAGCAGGTGCCACCCTTCGTTGTGTTCGGGGACGCCACCCTGGTGGAGATGGCCGCCTATCGCCCCACGGATGACGAGGGCCTGGCGCGTATCAGCGGGGTCGGGAAGCATAAATTGGCCCGCTATGGGGCGGCATTCCTGCGGGAGATCCGCGGAGAGGCAGATTCTTCCGACAGTTAG
- a CDS encoding DUF502 domain-containing protein gives MKFIVDHLKEKFIAGLFVVIPVGITIFILTFLFSFADGILGSYLDTLFSLFIHHELHIPGLGMITGAVVIYFAGIFATNVLGNQFLKLGDRLLERIPLVKSIYSSSKQLIKVFREGKTSYRRAVFVEWPRPGVRAIGFVTAEVVRDGIPLVVVYVPTMPNPTSGFALFFRENEVFDSGMTVEEAVKFVVSGGVVIS, from the coding sequence ATGAAATTCATCGTCGATCATCTGAAGGAAAAATTCATCGCCGGCCTGTTCGTGGTGATCCCGGTCGGGATCACGATCTTCATCCTGACATTTTTGTTCAGCTTTGCCGATGGCATTCTGGGCAGCTATCTGGATACCCTTTTCAGTCTCTTCATCCACCACGAGTTGCATATCCCGGGCCTCGGCATGATTACCGGCGCGGTCGTCATCTACTTCGCCGGCATCTTTGCCACCAATGTTCTGGGGAATCAGTTTCTCAAGCTGGGGGACCGACTGCTGGAACGCATCCCACTCGTCAAGTCGATCTACTCGTCCAGCAAGCAATTGATCAAGGTGTTCCGGGAGGGGAAGACCTCCTATCGCCGGGCGGTCTTTGTGGAATGGCCGCGTCCCGGCGTACGCGCCATCGGATTTGTAACGGCCGAAGTGGTGCGTGACGGGATACCGCTGGTGGTGGTCTACGTGCCGACCATGCCCAACCCCACCTCCGGCTTTGCCCTGTTTTTCCGGGAGAACGAGGTGTTCGACAGCGGTATGACCGTTGAGGAAGCCGTTAAATTCGTGGTTTCCGGCGGCGTGGTGATAAGCTGA
- a CDS encoding diguanylate cyclase, translating to MEETKQNQQETFPILVVDDNRLQRTVLEASLKAAGHEVVVAENGKEGLEIFRKGYYPIVMTDWVMPEMNGLELCRAIRADDSGRYTFIILLTSQDSKNDIIAGLEAGADEYLIKPAHQAELVSRLKTAKRVLDLEISQQRFIEEIKSLSLIDPVTGTFNRRYMEDHIPHEIKRAYRYERSLSLILVSINQFRDVIGAYGHYSGDVVLKSCADCLAESIRKDVDWLARYGEDSFMVVLAETDMTAAMIVAKRLRLRIASQVIRMYDKEVRINASFGVSGFTASQQKTGMTAEVLIDNADRCLTTAREEGGETIKGVRIG from the coding sequence ATGGAAGAGACCAAACAGAATCAGCAGGAAACGTTTCCCATTCTTGTCGTGGACGACAACCGCCTGCAAAGGACCGTTCTCGAAGCCAGTCTGAAGGCGGCGGGACACGAGGTGGTCGTTGCCGAAAACGGCAAGGAAGGCCTGGAGATCTTCAGGAAAGGGTATTACCCGATCGTCATGACCGACTGGGTTATGCCCGAGATGAACGGCCTGGAACTATGCCGGGCCATCCGCGCCGACGACTCCGGCCGTTACACCTTTATCATCCTTCTTACCTCTCAGGATTCCAAAAACGACATCATTGCCGGGCTCGAGGCCGGCGCCGACGAATATCTGATCAAGCCGGCCCATCAGGCCGAACTGGTCTCCCGCCTGAAAACGGCCAAACGGGTGCTCGATCTGGAGATTTCCCAGCAGCGCTTTATCGAAGAGATCAAAAGCCTCTCCCTCATCGACCCGGTGACCGGAACCTTCAACCGCCGCTACATGGAGGACCATATCCCCCATGAGATCAAACGGGCGTACCGATACGAGCGTTCGCTCTCCCTGATACTGGTCAGCATCAATCAATTCAGGGACGTTATCGGGGCCTACGGGCACTACTCCGGCGACGTGGTGCTCAAGAGCTGCGCCGATTGCCTGGCAGAGTCGATTCGCAAGGATGTAGACTGGCTGGCGCGCTACGGTGAGGACTCGTTTATGGTGGTCCTGGCGGAAACCGACATGACCGCAGCCATGATCGTGGCCAAGCGCTTGCGGCTCAGGATCGCTTCCCAGGTCATCAGGATGTACGACAAGGAGGTGCGGATAAACGCCAGTTTCGGGGTGTCCGGTTTTACCGCCAGCCAACAGAAGACCGGCATGACGGCGGAGGTGCTGATTGACAATGCGGATCGCTGCCTCACAACGGCACGGGAAGAAGGGGGCGAAACGATCAAGGGGGTCAGGATCGGCTAG
- a CDS encoding D-2-hydroxyacid dehydrogenase — MSETTRIVILDGYTINPGDNPWTPVENQGTCTVYDRTPPELTLERASDAEIILTSKVKLDASVLNALPKLRYISLLATGYNNIDVAVAGQLGIPVSNVPAYSTESVAQTTFALLLELAVQVGVHNAAVKAGEWTDCPDHSFWKAPIVELDGLTLGIVGYGTIGRAVARIGAAFGMRIIAHAPRIPQDAGPVPVRFVGLDELFSTADVVSLNCPQTSDNTGFVNSRLLGMMKSSAFLINVARGGLVNEADLARALHAGRIAGAGLDVVAHEPMLAGNPLLSAPNCIFTPHIAWASLAARRRLMDIVAANVASYRAGAPINVVNSRHLAPVAVR; from the coding sequence ATGTCTGAAACCACCAGGATCGTTATTCTTGACGGCTATACCATCAACCCCGGCGACAACCCCTGGACCCCGGTCGAAAACCAGGGGACATGCACCGTTTATGACCGTACCCCGCCCGAGCTCACCCTGGAGCGGGCAAGTGATGCGGAAATAATCCTGACCAGCAAGGTCAAGCTCGATGCGTCCGTCCTGAATGCTCTGCCGAAACTCAGATACATTTCGCTTCTGGCCACGGGATACAATAATATCGATGTGGCCGTTGCCGGCCAACTGGGTATTCCGGTGTCAAACGTTCCCGCCTATTCCACCGAATCGGTTGCCCAGACCACCTTTGCCCTGCTTCTGGAGTTGGCCGTGCAGGTGGGCGTTCACAACGCCGCAGTCAAGGCCGGCGAATGGACGGACTGCCCCGACCACTCCTTCTGGAAGGCGCCGATCGTGGAGCTGGACGGCCTGACGCTGGGCATCGTTGGTTACGGTACCATCGGGCGGGCGGTGGCCCGTATCGGCGCCGCTTTCGGTATGCGGATCATCGCCCATGCCCCTCGCATCCCACAGGATGCGGGGCCGGTACCGGTCCGGTTCGTCGGTCTGGACGAGTTGTTCTCTACGGCGGACGTGGTAAGTCTCAACTGTCCCCAAACCAGCGACAATACCGGTTTCGTCAACTCCCGGCTTCTGGGGATGATGAAGTCCAGCGCGTTTCTGATCAACGTGGCACGGGGAGGGCTGGTGAACGAAGCCGACCTGGCCCGGGCGCTGCACGCCGGCCGGATAGCCGGCGCCGGGCTGGATGTGGTCGCCCATGAGCCGATGCTCGCCGGCAATCCTCTCCTGTCCGCGCCCAACTGCATCTTTACGCCCCATATAGCCTGGGCCTCGCTGGCGGCGCGCCGGCGGCTCATGGACATCGTTGCCGCCAACGTTGCCTCATACCGCGCAGGCGCCCCGATCAACGTGGTCAACAGCCGGCATCTTGCGCCGGTTGCCGTGCGGTAA
- a CDS encoding EAL domain-containing protein, with amino-acid sequence MFLLLYLVTKVFLLDSFARIEIQEAAENVERAVNLINDEANSLNIVCSDYSAWDDAYRYVRDGNQAFEKSNLTSPTFAKQRLNLIMYLNNAGEVIYGKAFDPEKNRLTPAPAGLSRHISPGSLLLSHMVPDSTVKGVINLPEGLMIIASRPVLTSEYKGPIRGTLLMGRYLNTAEVAGLATMARLSLQLLPAGTTNTPGEAGKRLSEANPRVVEADGFRYINGYALVKDVYGHKAFIVKVTDRRTIYGKGMRAVGYFLLCFLGLVLGFAAIVRFLLGKLAVSRQQGKELEQRYSLVIEGANEGIIITDRANGTIIESNGAIQNYLGYTAEELVGLNLGQLAFGDAAITDTLIERLLQQKREYRLRRKDGSALDAELSAGLIPYEGREALCIMVKDIRERKQFEETLFFQANHDLLTGIPNRYLLHDRLEQALAAARREGHIVAVLLLDLDNFKIINDTYGHPVGDQLLKSVANRLKSVVRSGDTIARIGGDEFVIILTRIGRIEDVILVAEHLLRHFFEPFVVNGNEFFVSPSIGLALYPNDDDSAVALLTKADTAMYHVKDKGRAGFQFFTTEMNTRVVDRMELEIGLRRALERGEFVIHYQPKVELATRRIQGMEALVRWNHPERGLIPPDTFIPLAEETGLIIMIGEWVLRTVCEQSNAWQAEGLPPMTMAVNISARQFKQQDLVERIGAILAETGFDPALLELELTESYLMNNVDEAVAKLHALKGMGLGLSLDDFGTGYSSLGYLKRFPIDVVKIDKSFVDDILVNPDDATIVRTIILMAHNLNMTVVAEGVETGEQLSFLAEHNCEMIQGYYFGRPLPAADFAAMVRAWGRG; translated from the coding sequence ATGTTTCTGCTGCTCTATCTTGTTACCAAGGTGTTCCTGCTCGACAGCTTTGCCCGGATCGAGATACAGGAAGCTGCAGAGAATGTGGAACGGGCGGTCAACCTGATCAACGATGAAGCCAATAGCCTCAACATCGTCTGTAGCGATTATTCCGCCTGGGATGATGCCTACCGCTACGTGCGGGACGGCAACCAGGCTTTTGAAAAATCGAACCTGACCTCTCCTACCTTTGCAAAACAACGCCTCAATTTGATCATGTATCTCAACAACGCCGGAGAGGTGATCTACGGCAAGGCTTTTGATCCTGAAAAAAACCGGTTGACGCCGGCCCCTGCCGGTTTGTCCCGCCACATATCCCCCGGGAGCCTGCTGCTGAGCCATATGGTGCCTGACAGCACGGTCAAAGGTGTCATAAACCTGCCGGAAGGCTTGATGATAATCGCCTCGCGGCCCGTGCTGACCAGCGAGTACAAAGGGCCGATCCGGGGCACGTTGCTCATGGGGCGGTATCTGAATACGGCCGAGGTTGCCGGTTTGGCGACCATGGCCCGCCTTTCTCTGCAACTGCTGCCGGCCGGGACGACGAACACCCCGGGCGAGGCCGGAAAGCGGCTGAGCGAGGCCAACCCGCGCGTGGTCGAGGCGGACGGATTCCGTTACATCAATGGTTATGCCCTGGTAAAGGATGTGTACGGCCACAAAGCCTTTATCGTCAAAGTGACCGACCGGCGCACCATCTACGGAAAGGGAATGCGGGCCGTAGGCTACTTCCTGCTCTGCTTTTTGGGCCTGGTCCTGGGCTTTGCCGCCATCGTGCGTTTCCTGCTGGGAAAACTCGCCGTGTCCCGGCAGCAGGGGAAAGAGCTTGAACAGCGCTATAGCCTGGTCATAGAGGGGGCCAACGAGGGGATCATCATCACGGACCGGGCCAACGGCACGATCATAGAATCAAACGGTGCGATCCAGAACTATCTGGGATACACCGCCGAAGAGTTGGTCGGCCTCAATCTCGGCCAGCTTGCCTTCGGCGATGCAGCCATAACCGACACCCTGATAGAAAGGCTCCTGCAACAAAAACGGGAGTACCGCCTCCGCCGTAAGGACGGTTCTGCCCTCGATGCCGAACTGAGCGCCGGCCTGATACCCTATGAGGGCAGGGAAGCCCTCTGCATCATGGTCAAGGACATCAGAGAGCGGAAACAGTTTGAGGAAACGTTGTTTTTTCAGGCAAATCACGACCTTCTGACCGGCATCCCCAACCGCTATCTTCTCCATGACCGCCTGGAACAGGCCCTGGCGGCGGCACGGCGGGAAGGGCATATCGTGGCGGTCCTGCTCCTGGACCTTGACAACTTCAAGATCATCAATGATACCTATGGTCATCCGGTCGGCGATCAACTCCTGAAAAGCGTCGCCAACCGGCTGAAATCCGTCGTCCGGAGCGGCGATACCATCGCCCGGATCGGCGGCGACGAGTTCGTGATCATCCTCACCCGCATCGGCAGGATTGAAGACGTTATCCTGGTGGCGGAACACCTCTTGAGACACTTTTTCGAGCCATTCGTGGTCAATGGCAATGAGTTCTTCGTGTCGCCCAGCATCGGGCTCGCCCTGTACCCCAACGACGACGACAGCGCAGTGGCCCTGCTCACCAAGGCCGACACCGCCATGTATCACGTCAAGGACAAGGGGAGGGCCGGCTTCCAGTTCTTTACGACCGAGATGAACACCCGGGTTGTGGACCGTATGGAGCTCGAAATCGGGCTGAGGCGTGCCCTTGAGCGTGGAGAATTCGTGATCCATTATCAGCCCAAGGTTGAGTTGGCCACCCGGCGGATACAGGGGATGGAGGCGCTTGTGCGCTGGAACCACCCCGAGCGGGGATTGATCCCGCCGGATACGTTCATCCCCCTGGCGGAAGAGACCGGCCTGATCATCATGATCGGCGAGTGGGTACTGCGCACGGTATGTGAACAGAGCAACGCGTGGCAGGCAGAGGGACTGCCGCCCATGACGATGGCGGTGAATATTTCGGCACGCCAGTTCAAACAGCAGGATCTGGTGGAGCGAATCGGTGCAATCCTCGCCGAAACCGGTTTTGACCCCGCCCTTCTGGAGCTTGAGCTTACCGAGAGCTATCTCATGAACAATGTGGATGAGGCGGTGGCAAAACTCCATGCACTCAAGGGCATGGGGCTCGGCCTCTCCCTGGACGATTTCGGCACGGGCTATTCGTCCCTTGGTTATCTGAAACGGTTTCCCATCGATGTCGTGAAGATAGACAAGTCATTCGTGGACGACATTCTTGTGAATCCTGATGACGCCACTATTGTGCGGACCATCATCCTCATGGCGCACAACCTCAACATGACGGTCGTGGCCGAGGGGGTGGAGACCGGAGAACAGTTGTCTTTTCTCGCCGAGCACAACTGTGAGATGATCCAGGGATACTATTTCGGCCGCCCGCTACCCGCTGCTGACTTCGCGGCAATGGTCCGCGCGTGGGGCCGCGGGTAA
- a CDS encoding ACP phosphodiesterase — protein sequence MNFLFHLYLSGDDPELLTGNFMGDFVKGRVGEGYPPGIASGILLHRRIDSFAQQQLYFRRSYGRIAPQYRMWRGIFVDLFYDHFLSAGWEEWTDEPLASYLARVRKMVEGHRTWLPERLQGLLPVIFEELLPSYCEIEGIGLALERMSRRVTRDNPLAGGERELRRNYSGLRDDFRCFLPAVREFVADFRGAGAAPT from the coding sequence ATGAACTTTCTTTTCCACCTCTATCTGTCCGGCGACGACCCTGAACTGCTGACCGGCAACTTTATGGGGGATTTTGTCAAAGGGAGGGTCGGCGAGGGTTACCCTCCCGGTATAGCGTCGGGAATCCTACTGCACCGGCGGATCGACAGCTTTGCCCAGCAACAGCTTTATTTTCGCCGGAGCTATGGCCGGATTGCGCCGCAGTATCGAATGTGGCGCGGCATCTTCGTCGATCTGTTTTATGATCATTTTCTGTCTGCTGGTTGGGAGGAGTGGACGGACGAACCTCTGGCGAGCTATCTGGCCCGGGTCAGGAAAATGGTCGAAGGACATCGTACATGGTTGCCGGAACGCCTTCAGGGCCTGCTGCCGGTCATCTTCGAAGAACTGCTCCCGTCCTATTGCGAGATAGAGGGCATCGGCCTGGCTCTTGAGCGCATGTCGCGGCGGGTGACGCGGGATAACCCACTGGCTGGCGGAGAACGGGAATTGAGACGCAACTATTCCGGACTGCGCGATGATTTCCGCTGTTTTCTCCCCGCTGTCCGCGAATTCGTTGCGGATTTCCGTGGAGCAGGTGCAGCGCCGACATGA